From one Lolium rigidum isolate FL_2022 chromosome 4, APGP_CSIRO_Lrig_0.1, whole genome shotgun sequence genomic stretch:
- the LOC124649219 gene encoding 50S ribosomal protein L33-like, which produces MGKAKRASIFIRLVSAAGTGFFYVKRKNPRRITEKLEFRKYDPRVNKHVLFTEAKMK; this is translated from the coding sequence ATGGGTAAGGCAAAGCGTGCATCAATTTTTATCAGGCTCGTTTCAGCAGCCGGAACTGGATTTTTCTACGTGAAGCGCAAGAATCCTCGACGCATCACAGAGAAGCTTGAGTTCAGGAAGTACGATCCACGTGTAAACAAGCATGTTCTGTTTACAGAAGCGAAGATGAAGTGA
- the LOC124648011 gene encoding beta-arabinofuranosyltransferase RAY1 gives MVARAQSSDSDICVLVDADVVLLPETVTLLTKFSRIDRDWLLVSMSRNTSSLNEEIPAGKWAADSGDRGLIMAWNNPRNPLLGSVLPSFLYGRGAHSWWMAHEVLSSEMRLVFDASNLVLGLYPEEFSTKRGSRNSGRLLDGSWEYRANRHLAAVYGSYCYPSLRRHHSPMLYEVVKHSEDYMLRKVEEPTFSNFIKIGKEHIVHAEGDSLRKKENICLPGHLLNYSSENPEAAGVPYSLGMLLQFVADQNRSIVLGVAGASYRDMLMSWVCRLRHLGVTNFVVCALDQETYEFSILQGLPVFRDTLPPKNVSFDNCHFGTQCFKRVTKVKSRIVLKILRMGYNVLLSDVDIYWFHNPLQFLHSLGPATFAAQTDEYNETGPINLPRRLNSGFYYARSDHATITAMEMVVKHATKSNSSEQPSFYDILCGKEGVNRLGDDRCLERSTNLTIMFLNRDLFPNGAYRGLWERRDVRSACKELGCFVIHNNWVNGRKKKLLRQMASGLWDYDPSSRMCLHSWLMQVASE, from the exons ATGGTAGCAAGGGCGCAATCTTCTGACTCTGACATTTGCGTCCTTGTCGACGCCGACGTCGTTCTGCTGCCTGAAACTGTCACCTTACTGACAAAATTCAGCAGAATTGACCGTGATTGGCTTCTCGTTTCAATGTCACGCAACACTTCCAGTTTGAACGAG GAGATTCCGGCCGGCAAATGGGCGGCAGATAGCGGCGACAGGGGGCTCATCATGGCGTGGAACAATCCGAGGAATCCGTTACTTGGAAGCGTTCTGCCTTCTTTTCTTTATGGAAGAGGAGCACACAGCTGGTGGATGGCTCATGAGGTTCTATCATCTGAAATGAGACTCGTCTTTGATGCAAGCAATCTAGTTCTTGGGTTATACCCAGAAGAGTTCAGCACAAAGCGCGGTTCTAGAAACAGTGGTAGATTACTTGATGGATCATGGGAGTACCGTGCCAACCGCCATCTCGCTGCGGTTTACGGGTCGTATTGTTACCCCTCGCTACGAAGACATCATTCTCCCATGCTGTATGAAGTGGTAAAGCATTCTGAAGATTACATGTTGAGAAAAGTTGAAGAGCCAACCTTCTCAAATTTTATCAAAATAGGTAAAGAACACATTGTCCATGCAGAGGGTGACAGCCTACGGAAGAAAGAAAACATTTGCTTGCCTGGCCATCTACTGAACTATTCTTCAGAAAATCCAGAGGCAGCTGGTGTCCCATATTCATTAGGAATGCTCCTACAGTTTGTAGCTGATCAGAATAGGTCTATTGTTCTTGGCGTGGCTGGGGCAAGTTACAGGGACATGCTTATGAGTTGGGTGTGCCGTTTGCgccatcttggagtcacaaattTCGTAGTATGTGCTCTAGACCAAGAGACATATGAATTCTCCATTTTGCAG GGTTTGCCAGTTTTCAGAGATACATTGCCACCAAAGAATGTCAGCTTCGATAATTGCCACTTTGGAACCCAGTGTTTTAAGCGAGTGACGAAAGTGAAATCGCGGATTGTTCTGAAGATTTTAAGGATGGGATACAATGTGCTGTTAAGTGATGTCGATATCTATTGGTTTCATAATCCACTGCAGTTCCTGCATTCTCTTGGACCTGCAACATTTGCAGCACAAACAGATGAATACAATGAGACGG GACCAATAAACCTGCCACGCCGACTAAACTCAGGTTTCTACTACGCCCGGTCAgaccatgccaccatcaccgcaaTGGAGATGGTAGTGAAACACGCGACCAAATCGAACTCGTCGGAGCAGCCAAGCTTCTATGACATCCTATGTGGAAAGGAGGGTGTGAACCGCCTCGGCGACGACAGATGCCTCGAACGCAGCACAAACCTCACCATCATGTTCCTGAACCGGGACCTGTTCCCGAACGGAGCTTACAGGGGACTCTGGGAGAGGCGTGACGTGCGCTCAGCTTGCAAGGAGCTCGGGTGCTTTGTCATCCACAATAACTGGGTGaatgggaggaagaagaagctcctgcGCCAGATGGCGTCTGGGCTGTGGGACTATGATCCTAGCTCGAGGATGTGCTTGCACAGCTGGTTGATGCAGGTAGCATCAGAGTGA
- the LOC124706820 gene encoding CBL-interacting protein kinase 19, translating to MAATPPSSREPSPQPRRPASSAAGAAAAAAGNGKRGGLLLGRYELGRVLGHGTFAKVYHARHADTGETVAIKVLDKEKALRHGLVPHIKREITILRRVRHPNIVRLFEVMATKSKIYFVMEFVRGGELFARVAKGRLKEDTARRYFQQLISAVGFCHARGVFHRDLKPENLLVDERGDLKVSDFGLSAVADQFHPDGLLHTFCGTPSYVAPEVLARRGYDGAKADIWSCGVILFVLMAGYLPFHDQNLMAMYRKIYRGEFRCPRWFSKDLTSLLNRLLDINPETRITMAQVMESRWFQKGFRPVRFYVEDDQVHSLGDTESKELGLEPTEPPPPPPLPPPPPQQEDDDSGWESDSSVASCPATLSSEERQERQRPAGRLTRPASLNAFDIISFSKGFDLSGLFEERGSEMRFISAEPMQTIITKLEEIAKVKSFSIRRKDWRVSIEGTREGEKGPLTIGAEIFELTPSLLVVEVKKKAGDKEEYDDFCNKELKPGMEPLVHHQTESAPNVLSYTH from the coding sequence ATGGCGGCCACCCCGCCGTCATCGCGGGAACCGTCGCCGCAGCCCCGGcgccccgcctcctccgccgcgggagccgccgccgccgccgccggcaacggCAAGCGCGGCGGGCTCCTGCTCGGCCGCTACGAGCTGGGCCGCGTCCTGGGCCACGGCACCTTCGCCAAGGTCTACCACGCGCGCCACGCCGACACGGGCGAGACGGTCGCCATCAAGGTGCTGGACAAGGAGAAGGCGCTGCGGCACGGCCTGGTCCCGCACATCAAGCGCGAGATCACCATCCTCCGCCGCGTGCGCCACCCCAACATCGTGCGCCTCTTCGAGGTCATGGCCACCAAGTCCAAGATCTACTTCGTCATGGAGTTCGTCCGCGGCGGCGAGCTCTTCGCGCGCGTCGCCAAGGGCCGCCTCAAGGAGGACACCGCGCGCCGATACTTCCAGCAGCTCATCTCCGCCGTCGGCTTCTGCCACGCGCGCGGGGTGTTCCACCGCGACCTCAAGCCCGAGAACCTCCTCGTCGACGAGCGCGGCGACCTCAAGGTCTCCGACTTCGGCCTCTCCGCCGTCGCCGACCAGTTCCACCCCGACGGCCTCCTCCACACCTTCTGCGGCACGCCCTCCTACGTCGCGCCCGAGGTGCTCGCGCGACGCGGCTACGACGGCGCCAAGGCCGACATATGGTCCTGCGGCGTCATCCTCTTCGTGCTCATGGCCGGGTACCTCCCTTTCCATGACCAGAATCTCATGGCCATGTACCGCAAGATTTACAGAGGGGAATTCAGGTGCCCCAGATGGTTCTCCAAAGATCTCACCAGCCTCTTGAATCGGCTCCTTGACATCAACCCGGAGACGAGGATCACCATGGCACAGGTCATGGAGAGCAGGTGGTttcagaaaggatttcggcccgtCAGGTTCTATGTCGAAGATGATCAGGTGCACAGCTTGGGTGACACTGAGAGCAAAGAGCTGGGCCTCGAACCTaccgagcctcctcctcctcctccactgccgccgccgccaccgcaacaAGAGGATGATGATTCCGGGTGGGAGTCCGACTCATCCGTGGCATCGTGCCCTGCCACCCTCTCATCCGAGGAGCGGCAGGAGCGGCAGCGGCCTGCAGGACGTCTCACACGGCCTGCAAGTCTCAACGCCTTCGACATCATATCGTTTTCAAAGGGATTCGATTTATCAGGCCTCTTTGAGGAGCGAGGGAGCGAAATGAGATTCATCTCAGCAGAGCCCATGCAAACCATTATTACAAAGTTGGAGGAGATTGCTAAGGTGAAGAGCTTCTCCATCCGGCGCAAGGACTGGCGCGTGAGCATAGAAGGCACCAGGGAAGGGGAGAAGGGGCCATTGACAATAGGGGCCGAGATATTTGAGCTCACACCGAGCCTCTTGGTGGTCGAGGTGAAGAAGAAGGCTGGCGATAAGGAAGAGTATGATGACTTCTGCAACAAGGAGTTGAAACCTGGCATGGAGCCTCTTGTGCACCACCAAACAGAATCCGCTCCAAATGTACTTTCTTATACTCACTAG